One region of Gorilla gorilla gorilla isolate KB3781 chromosome 15, NHGRI_mGorGor1-v2.1_pri, whole genome shotgun sequence genomic DNA includes:
- the EIF2B2 gene encoding translation initiation factor eIF2B subunit beta isoform X2 yields the protein MPGSAAKGSELSERIESFVETLKRGGGPRSSEEMARETLGLLRQIITEHRWSNAGELMELIRREGRRMTAAQPSETTVGNMVRRVLKIIREEYGRLHGRSDESDQQESLHKLLTSGGLNEDFSFHYAQLQSNIIEAINELLVELEGTTENIAAQALEHIHSNEVIMTIGFSRTVEAFLKEAARKRKFHVIVAECAPFCQGHEMAVNLSKAGIETTVMTDAAIFAVMSRVNKVIIGTKTILANGALRAVTGTHTLALAAKHHSTPLIVCAPMFKLSPQFPNEEDSFHKFVAPEEVLPFTEGDILEKVSVHCPVFDYVPPELITLFISNIGGNAPSYIYRLMSELYHPDDHVL from the exons ATGCCGGGATCCGCAGCGAAGGGCTCGGAGTTGTCAGAGAGGATCGAGAGCTTCGTGGAGACCCTGAAGCGGGGTGGTGGGCCGCGCAGCTCCGAGGAAATGGCTCGGGAGACCCTGGGGCTGCTGCGCCAGATCATCACGGAACACCGCTGGAGCAACGCGG gggagctgatggagctgatccgcagagagggcaggagaatgACGGCCGCTCAGCCCTCCGAGACCACCGTGGGCAACATGGTGCGGAGAGTGCTCAAGATTATCCGGGAGGAGTATGGCAG actccatgGACGCAGCGACGAGAGTGATCAGCAGGAGTCCCTGCACAAACTGTTGACATCCGGAGGCCTAAACGAGGATTTCAGCTTCCATTATGCCCAACTCCAGTCCAACATCATTGAGGCGATTAATGAGCTGCTAGTGGAGCTGG AAGGGACAACAGAGAACATTGCAGCCCAGGCTCTGGAGCACATTCACTCCAATGAGGTGATCATGACCATTGGCTTCTCCCGAACAGTAGAGGCCTTCCTCAAAGAGGCTGCCCGAAAGAGGAAATTCCATGTCATTGTAGCAGAGTGTGCTCCTTTCTGCCAG GGTCATGAAATGGCTGTGAATTTGTCCAAAGCAGGTATTGAGACAACTGTCATGACTGATGCTGCCATTTTTGCCGTTATGTCAAGAGTCAACAAG GTGATCATTGGCacgaagaccatcctggccaatgggGCCCTGAGAGCTGTGACAGGAACTCACACTCTGGCACTGGCAGCAAAACACCATTCCACCCCACTCATCGTCTGTGCACCTATGTTCAAACTTTCTCCACAG ttccCCAATGAAGAAGACTCATTTCATAAGTTTGTGGCTCCTGAAGAAGTCCTGCCATTCACAGAAG GGGACATTCTGGAGAAGGTCAGCGTGCATTGCCCTGTGTTTGACTACGTCCCCCCAGAGCTCATTACCCTCTTTATCTCCAACATTGGTGGGAATGCACCTTCCTACATCTACCGCCTGATGAGTGAACTCTACCATCCTGATGATCATGTTTTATGA
- the EIF2B2 gene encoding translation initiation factor eIF2B subunit beta isoform X1, whose protein sequence is MPGSAAKGSELSERIESFVETLKRGGGPRSSEEMARETLGLLRQIITEHRWSNAGELMELIRREGRRMTAAQPSETTVGNMVRRVLKIIREEYGRLHGRSDESDQQESLHKLLTSGGLNEDFSFHYAQLQSNIIEAINELLVELEGTTENIAAQALEHIHSNEVIMTIGFSRTVEAFLKEAARKRKFHVIVAECAPFCQGHEMAVNLSKAGIETTVMTDAAIFAVMSRVNKVIIGTKTILANGALRAVTGTHTLALAAKHHSTPLIVCAPMFKLSPQFPNEEDSFHKFVAPEEVLPFTEGTEAVCACVHVLCVFRVCVCMCFGLFVVLLVSRTECCQVVFFIILLVGTVFFRSSKCLRT, encoded by the exons ATGCCGGGATCCGCAGCGAAGGGCTCGGAGTTGTCAGAGAGGATCGAGAGCTTCGTGGAGACCCTGAAGCGGGGTGGTGGGCCGCGCAGCTCCGAGGAAATGGCTCGGGAGACCCTGGGGCTGCTGCGCCAGATCATCACGGAACACCGCTGGAGCAACGCGG gggagctgatggagctgatccgcagagagggcaggagaatgACGGCCGCTCAGCCCTCCGAGACCACCGTGGGCAACATGGTGCGGAGAGTGCTCAAGATTATCCGGGAGGAGTATGGCAG actccatgGACGCAGCGACGAGAGTGATCAGCAGGAGTCCCTGCACAAACTGTTGACATCCGGAGGCCTAAACGAGGATTTCAGCTTCCATTATGCCCAACTCCAGTCCAACATCATTGAGGCGATTAATGAGCTGCTAGTGGAGCTGG AAGGGACAACAGAGAACATTGCAGCCCAGGCTCTGGAGCACATTCACTCCAATGAGGTGATCATGACCATTGGCTTCTCCCGAACAGTAGAGGCCTTCCTCAAAGAGGCTGCCCGAAAGAGGAAATTCCATGTCATTGTAGCAGAGTGTGCTCCTTTCTGCCAG GGTCATGAAATGGCTGTGAATTTGTCCAAAGCAGGTATTGAGACAACTGTCATGACTGATGCTGCCATTTTTGCCGTTATGTCAAGAGTCAACAAG GTGATCATTGGCacgaagaccatcctggccaatgggGCCCTGAGAGCTGTGACAGGAACTCACACTCTGGCACTGGCAGCAAAACACCATTCCACCCCACTCATCGTCTGTGCACCTATGTTCAAACTTTCTCCACAG ttccCCAATGAAGAAGACTCATTTCATAAGTTTGTGGCTCCTGAAGAAGTCCTGCCATTCACAGAAGGTACAGAagctgtgtgtgcatgcgtgcatgtgttgtgtgtattcagggtttgtgtgtgcatgtgttttggtctttttgttgttttgttggtcAGTAGAACTGAATGCTGTCAAGTTGTGTTTTTTATCATACTTCTTGTGGGGACTGTTTTCTTTAGAAGCTCAAAGTGCTTGAGGACCTGA